In the genome of Drosophila yakuba strain Tai18E2 chromosome 3R, Prin_Dyak_Tai18E2_2.1, whole genome shotgun sequence, one region contains:
- the LOC6536293 gene encoding beta-catenin-like protein 1: MDIGELLAFKPEQTPKRPHEDEDDDFDLESSHGKRGGGDEKIKRMRRIAEAKESAHYGKQSGGSTGASGTSAFEFDPELTEEERLNILKYVENEEADGDVLDEQSLKKLILVFEKRNLKNQEMRIKFADSPEKFMDSEVELHTVIQELKGVATVPDLYPILVELHGLHSLLELLAHQNTDIAVAVVDLLQEVTDVDILGESQEGAESLIEALRKEQICALLVQNLERLNEQVKEEADGVHNTLAIVENLTEIDSEFVKEAAEQGLLAWLLKRLRGKSPFDPNKLYCSEILSILIQTENENRLLLGSLDGVDVLLQQLAVYKRHDPASNEEQEYMQNLFNCLCSALMARENRDRFLSGEGLQLMNLMLREKKMSRNGSLKVLDHAMAGQDGRDNCNKFVEILGLRTIFPLFMKTPKRNKQRLISADEHEEHVTSVIASMLRNCKGTHRQRMLAKFTENDHEKVDRLLELHLKYLAKVEAIDKEIDQQAKDPSIDEDEEAENNYIKRLTGGLFTLQRIDYILLEVSATGDTVKQRVLQILNLRGASMKTIRSIMREYAGNLGDGDTDWREQEQTHILSLVDRF; the protein is encoded by the exons ATGGACATCGGCGAACTGCTGGCGTTTAAG CCGGAACAGACGCCAAAGCGTCcgcacgaggacgaggacgacgactTCGATTTGGAGAGCTCGCACGGAAAACGGGGCGGTGGCGATGAGAAAATCAAACGCATGCGGCGCATCGCCGAAGCCAAGGAGTCGGCACACTATGGCAAGCAAAGTGGAGGCTCCACCGGTGCCAGCGGCACCTCCGCCTTTGAATTCGATCCAGAACTGACGGAGGAGGAGCGCCTGAACATCCTGAAGTACGTGGAGAACGAGGAGGCCGATGGCGATGTGCTGGATGAGCAGAGTCTCAAGAAACTGATACTGGTGTTCGAGAAACGTAACTTGAAGAACCAGGAGATGCGCATCAAGTTCGCCGACAGTCCCGAGAAGTTCATGGACTCGGAGGTGGAGCTGCACACGGTAATCCAGGAGCTGAAGGGCGTGGCCACGGTACCCGATCTGTATCCAATCCTCGTGGAACTGCACGGCTTGCACAGCTTGCTGGAACTGCTGGCACATCAGAACACAGACATAGCCGTGGCCGTTGTGGATCTCCTGCAGGAAGTTACCGATGTTGATATCCTGGGCGAAAGTCAAGAGGGCGCCGAATCCCTGATAGAAGCCCTGAGAAAAGAGCAAATCTGTGCGCTGCTTGTCCAGAATCTGGAGCGACTGAATGAACAGGTTAAGGAGGAAGCCGATGGCGTGCATAATACCCTGGCCATAGTGGAGAACCTCACCGAAATCGATTCGGAGTTCGTCAAGGAAGCCGCTGAACAGGGGCTACTCGCCTGGCTGCTGAAACGCCTGCGCGGCAAGTCGCCCTTCGATCCCAACAAATTATACTGCAGCGAGATACTTTCCATACTTATACAAACGGAGAATGAGAACCGACTACTGCTGGGCTCTCTGGATGGAGTGGATGTGCTGCTCCAACAGCTGGCTGTCTACAAAAGACACGATCCCGCCAGCAACGAGGAGCAGGAGTACATGCAGAACCtctttaattgcctttgtTCCGCCTTGATGGCCCGCGAGAATCGCGATCGTTTCCTCAGCGGCGAGGGTCTGCAGCTGATGAACCTAATGCTGCGCGAGAAGAAAATGTCCAGAAATGGATCGCTCAAGGTTTTGGATCACGCCATGGCCGGCCAGGATGGCAGAGACAACTGCAACAAGTTTGTCGAGATCCTCGGCTTGCGCACCATTTTCCCACTCTTCATGAAGACGCCCAAGCGCAACAAGCAGCGTCTGATCTCCGCCGATGAGCACGAGGAGCATGTGACCTCCGTAATTGCGTCGATGCTGCGAAACTGCAAGGGCACACACCGCCAGCGAATGTTGGCCAAGTTCACCGAGAACGATCACGAGAAGGTGGATCGCCTGCTGGAGCTGCACCTCAAGTATTTGGCCAAGGTGGAGGCCATCGACAAGGAGATCGATCAGCAGGCTAAG GATCCCAGCATTGACGAAGACGAGGAGGCGGAGAATAACTACATAAAACGACTGACTGGCGGTCTGTTCACGCTGCAGCGCATCGACTACATCCTGCTAGAGGTCAGCGCCACTGGCGATACCGTCAAGCAGCGTGTTCTGCAGATACTTAACTTGCGCGGCGCATCCATGAAGACCATTCGCAGCATTATGAGGG AATACGCTGGCAACCTGGGCGATGGAGACACCGACTGGCGGGAACAGGAGCAGACCCACATACTATCTCTAGTCGATCGTTTCTAA
- the LOC6536291 gene encoding maternal effect protein oskar: MAAVTSEFPSKPISYTSTNTSAKTYYLKSVKKRVTTCFQQLREKLQASGSFRKSSTSRLYKIFVKADFAACGERFQRIFKSARKTESPELWKVPLAHDLTTTSRQSSQQLRIVARLFSSTQISTREITYTNSNNSSYSFRRRKSESHRSNMTIIESNYIGVREDYPDIDTEVRAILLSHAQNGITISNIKSEYRKLTGNTFPLHDNVTDFLLTIPNVTAECSESGKRIFNLKANLKNRHLLDMVLNQKQRTGTANGTSDYSSGAQSVENMPRAPPRYWKNSFKRRALSQLNDNLNTVPKLTDEQTKESATRQPASLHQMANEAAESNWCYQDNWKHLNNFYQQSSVNAPKMPVPVNIYSDAPEERIHLDAPGHQPSCRTQNQKTQQTTENRHLGIFVHPFNDMNVMKRRHEMTPTPTILTSGTYSDSLLTINSDYDAYLLDFPLMGDDFMLYLARMELKCRFRRHERVLQSGLCVSGLTINGARNRLKRVQLPEGTQIIVNIGSVDIMRGKPLVQIEHDFRLLIKEMHNMRLVPILTNLAPLANYCHDKVLCDKIHRFNKFIRSECCHLKVIDIHSCLINERGVVRFDCFQSSPRQVSGSKEPYLFWNKIGRQRVLQVIETSLEY, encoded by the exons ATGGCCGCAGTCACAAGTGAATTCCCCAGCAAACCGATCAGTTATACCAGCACCAATACTTCTGCCAAAACCTATTATCTTAAGTCCGTGAAAAAGCGGGTGACCACGTGTTTCCAGCAGCTGCGCGAAAAACTCCAGGCATCCGGTTCCTTTCGCAAGAGCTCTACCAGCCGCCTCTACAAGATCTTCGTAAAGGCCGATTTCGCCGCCTGCGGTGAACGCTTTCAAAGGATCTTCAAATCAGCGCGAAAAACCGAATCGCCGGAGTTGTGGAAGGTGCCATTGGCCCATGACCTCACCACCACCAGCCGGCAGAGCAGCCAGCAGTTGCGAATCGTAGCCAGACTCTTCTCATCCACTCAGATTTCCACCAGGGAAATCACCtacaccaacagcaacaacagcagctaTAGCTTCAGGAGGCGGAAAAGCGAGAGCCACCGGAGCAATATGACCATCATCGAGAGCAACTATATAGGCGTGCGCGAGGATTATCCCGATATAGATACCGAGGTGCGCGCCATATTGCTGAGCCACGCCCAGAATGGAATCACGATATCGAACATCAAGA GTGAATATCGAAAACTGACGGGCAATACATTTCCACTGCACGACAACGTGACGGACTTCCTGCTGACCATTCCCAATGTGACCGCCGAGTGCAGCGAGTCCGGGAAGCGGATCTTCAACCTGAAGGCGAACCTGAAGAACCGTCACCTCCTGGACATGGTTCTCAACCAGAAGCAGCGCACCGGCACAGCCAACGGCACCAGCGACTACAGCAGCGGAGCTCAGTCCGTGGAGAACATGCCCCGGGCACCACCACGCTACTGGAAGAATTCCTTCAAGCGTAGGGCTCTGTCCCAGCTGAACGACAACCTGAACACCGTGCCCAAGCTTACGGATGAACAGACCAAGGAGAGCGCCACCAGACAACCGGCTTCGCTGCACCAAATGGCCAATGAGGCAGCGGAGTCGAACTGGTGCTACCAGGATAATtggaagcatct AAACAACTTCTACCAGCAATCCAGCGTAAATGCGCCCAAAATGCCAGTACCCGTCAACATCTACAGCGATGCCCCGGAGGAACGAATCCATTTGGATGCACCTGGGCATCAGCCAAGCTGCAGAACCCAAAACCAGAAAACCCAACAGACGACTGAGAACCGCCACTTGGGCATCTTTGTGCATCCATTCAACGATATGAACGTAATGAAGAGACGCCACGAAAtgacgcccacgcccacgatTTTAACCAGTGGAACCTACAGCGATTCTCTGCTGACGATTAACTCCGATTACGATGCCTATCTGTTGGACTTTCCGCTTATGGGCGATGATTTTATGCTATATCTCGCCCGAATGGAGCTAAAGTGCCGATTTAGACGGCACGAGCGAGTCCTTCAGTCAGGACTTTGTGTATCCGGACTGACGATCAATGGTGCCCGAAATCGTTTGAAAAGAGTGCAACTACCGGAGGGTACGCAGATCATCGTCAATATCGGATCGGTGGACATTATGCGGGGCAAGCCTTTGGTTCAGATCGAACACGATTTTCGGCTGCTGATCAAGGAAATGCACAATATGCGACTTGTGCCGATCCTCACAAATCTGGCACCGCTGGCCAACTATTGCCACGATAAGGTATTGTGTGATAAGATCCACCGATTCAACAAGTTTATCCGAAGCGAGTGCTGCCACCTAAAAGTCATCGACATACACTCCTGCCTGATTAACGAACGGGGTGTTGTGCGATTTGATTGTTTTCAGAG CTCACCACGCCAAGTCAGCGGTTCCAAGGAACCCTATCTTTTCTGGAACAAAATCGGTCGGCAGCGCGTGCTGCAAGTTATTGAAACGAGTCTGGAGTATTAA
- the LOC6536292 gene encoding succinate--CoA ligase [ADP-forming] subunit beta, mitochondrial isoform X2 produces the protein MASFLARTGGPLIETVRPAAVKKILGLAPIAVQQLRNLNVQEHVSYSLLNEAKIPTPRFAVAKNGKEANDIATKLKTDNLVLKAQVLAGGRGKGTFKNGLKGGVRVVYDPQTAEELSSKMIDQLLVTKQTGAAGRICKKVMVAERKFPRREFYFAVMMERAFNGPVLIASKEGGVDIEEVAASSPDAILYEPIDIGTGLTSEQAEKIVKKVGLGGDGEDTHVQMLLNLYDLFVKKDALLVEINPYAEDAMSGFFALDAKLRFDDNAEFRQKELFALRDWTQEDPKEVEAAKYNLNYIALDGTIGCMVNGAGLAMATMDIIKLYGGEPANFLDVGGGATAEAVKAAFKIITSDPKVLCILVNIFGGIMRCDVIAEGIISATKDLNLNMPVVVRLQGTKVKEARELIRTSGLKILARDDLDKAADLAVHLAQIVKLAREMKMDVNFEIPDAQKGKGDCKKDQKKADSTKSEKKDDKKSDCTKKEEKKKEEKKDICAKKESSDKKK, from the exons ATGGCTTCATTCTTGGCACGAACTGGCGGCCCCCTAATCGAAACCGTTAGGCCAGCGGCCGTGAAAAAG ATTCTTGGCCTGGCTCCCATCGCCGTCCAGCAGCTGAGGAACCTCAATGTCCAGGAACACGTTTCTTACAGTCTCCTGAATGAGGCCAAGATCCCAACACCCCG TTTCGCTGTTGCCAAGAACGGCAAGGAGGCCAACGATATTGCCACCAAGCTGAAGACCGATAACCTGGTGCTGAAGGCTCAAGTTTTGGCCGGAGGTCGAGGCAAGGGAACCTTCAAGAATGGCCTGAAGGGAGGTGTGCGTGTGGTCTACGA CCCCCAGACCGCCGAGGAACTTTCCAGCAAGATGATCGACCAGCTTCTGGTCACCAAGCAAACAGGAGCAGCTGGTCGTATCTGCAAGAAGGTGATGGTGGCCGAGCGGAAGTTCCCCCGTCGTGAGTTCTACTTCGCCGTGATGATGGAGCGTGCCTTTAAC GGCCCCGTCCTGATCGCCTCCAAGGAGGGTGGTGTTGATATCGAGGAGGTGGCTGCCAGCAGTCCCGATGCCATTCTGTACGAACCCATCGATATTGGCACTGGTTTGACCAGTGAACAGGCCGAAAAGATCGTCAAGAAGGTTGGTCTGGGTGGTGATGGTGAGGACACACATGTCCAGATGCTGTTGAATCTGTATGACCTGTTCGTCAAGAAGGATGCCCTCCTGGTTGAGATCAACCCCTATGCCGAGGATGCCATGTCCGGCT TCTTCGCATTGGATGCCAAGCTGCGTTTCGATGACAACGCCGAGTTCCGTCAGAAGGAGCTGTTTGCGCTCCGCGATTGGACCCAGGAGGATCCCAAGGAAGTCGAGGCTGCCAAGTACAATCTGAACTACATTGCCCTGGACGGCACCATCGGCTGCATGGTGAACGGCGCCGGTCTCGCCATGGCCACCATGGATATCATTAAGTTGTACGGTGGTGAACCGGCCAATTTCCTGGATGTCGGTGGTGGTGCCACTGCCGAGGCGGTCAAGGCCGCCTTTAAGATTATCACCTCCGACCCGAAGGTGCTTTGCATTCTGGTCAACATCTTCGGTGGCATTATGCGATGTGATGTCATTGCCGAGGGTATCATTTCCGCCACCAAGGATCTGAATCTGAACATGCCCGTGGTTGTGCGTCTTCAA GGAACTAAAGTCAAGGAAGCCCGCGAACTGATTCGCACATCCGGACTGAAGATTCTGGCCCGCGATGATCTGGACAAGGCTGCTGATCTGGCCGTGCACTTGGCGCAAATCGTCAAACTGGCCCGCGAAATGAAGATGGATGTGAACTTCGAGATTCCCGATGCCCAAAA GGGTAAGGGCGATTGCAAGAAAGATCAGAAAAAGGCGGACAGCACGAAGTCAGAAAAGAAAGATGACAAGAAATCTGATTGCACAAAGAAagaggaaaagaaaaaggaagaGAAGAAAGACATTTGCGCAAAGAAAGAATCGTCTGACAAGAAAAAATAG
- the LOC6536292 gene encoding succinate--CoA ligase [ADP-forming] subunit beta, mitochondrial isoform X1, giving the protein MASFLARTGGPLIETVRPAAVKKILGLAPIAVQQLRNLNVQEHVSYSLLNEAKIPTPRFAVAKNGKEANDIATKLKTDNLVLKAQVLAGGRGKGTFKNGLKGGVRVVYDPQTAEELSSKMIDQLLVTKQTGAAGRICKKVMVAERKFPRREFYFAVMMERAFNGPVLIASKEGGVDIEEVAASSPDAILYEPIDIGTGLTSEQAEKIVKKVGLGGDGEDTHVQMLLNLYDLFVKKDALLVEINPYAEDAMSGCFFALDAKLRFDDNAEFRQKELFALRDWTQEDPKEVEAAKYNLNYIALDGTIGCMVNGAGLAMATMDIIKLYGGEPANFLDVGGGATAEAVKAAFKIITSDPKVLCILVNIFGGIMRCDVIAEGIISATKDLNLNMPVVVRLQGTKVKEARELIRTSGLKILARDDLDKAADLAVHLAQIVKLAREMKMDVNFEIPDAQKGKGDCKKDQKKADSTKSEKKDDKKSDCTKKEEKKKEEKKDICAKKESSDKKK; this is encoded by the exons ATGGCTTCATTCTTGGCACGAACTGGCGGCCCCCTAATCGAAACCGTTAGGCCAGCGGCCGTGAAAAAG ATTCTTGGCCTGGCTCCCATCGCCGTCCAGCAGCTGAGGAACCTCAATGTCCAGGAACACGTTTCTTACAGTCTCCTGAATGAGGCCAAGATCCCAACACCCCG TTTCGCTGTTGCCAAGAACGGCAAGGAGGCCAACGATATTGCCACCAAGCTGAAGACCGATAACCTGGTGCTGAAGGCTCAAGTTTTGGCCGGAGGTCGAGGCAAGGGAACCTTCAAGAATGGCCTGAAGGGAGGTGTGCGTGTGGTCTACGA CCCCCAGACCGCCGAGGAACTTTCCAGCAAGATGATCGACCAGCTTCTGGTCACCAAGCAAACAGGAGCAGCTGGTCGTATCTGCAAGAAGGTGATGGTGGCCGAGCGGAAGTTCCCCCGTCGTGAGTTCTACTTCGCCGTGATGATGGAGCGTGCCTTTAAC GGCCCCGTCCTGATCGCCTCCAAGGAGGGTGGTGTTGATATCGAGGAGGTGGCTGCCAGCAGTCCCGATGCCATTCTGTACGAACCCATCGATATTGGCACTGGTTTGACCAGTGAACAGGCCGAAAAGATCGTCAAGAAGGTTGGTCTGGGTGGTGATGGTGAGGACACACATGTCCAGATGCTGTTGAATCTGTATGACCTGTTCGTCAAGAAGGATGCCCTCCTGGTTGAGATCAACCCCTATGCCGAGGATGCCATGTCCGGCT GCT TCTTCGCATTGGATGCCAAGCTGCGTTTCGATGACAACGCCGAGTTCCGTCAGAAGGAGCTGTTTGCGCTCCGCGATTGGACCCAGGAGGATCCCAAGGAAGTCGAGGCTGCCAAGTACAATCTGAACTACATTGCCCTGGACGGCACCATCGGCTGCATGGTGAACGGCGCCGGTCTCGCCATGGCCACCATGGATATCATTAAGTTGTACGGTGGTGAACCGGCCAATTTCCTGGATGTCGGTGGTGGTGCCACTGCCGAGGCGGTCAAGGCCGCCTTTAAGATTATCACCTCCGACCCGAAGGTGCTTTGCATTCTGGTCAACATCTTCGGTGGCATTATGCGATGTGATGTCATTGCCGAGGGTATCATTTCCGCCACCAAGGATCTGAATCTGAACATGCCCGTGGTTGTGCGTCTTCAA GGAACTAAAGTCAAGGAAGCCCGCGAACTGATTCGCACATCCGGACTGAAGATTCTGGCCCGCGATGATCTGGACAAGGCTGCTGATCTGGCCGTGCACTTGGCGCAAATCGTCAAACTGGCCCGCGAAATGAAGATGGATGTGAACTTCGAGATTCCCGATGCCCAAAA GGGTAAGGGCGATTGCAAGAAAGATCAGAAAAAGGCGGACAGCACGAAGTCAGAAAAGAAAGATGACAAGAAATCTGATTGCACAAAGAAagaggaaaagaaaaaggaagaGAAGAAAGACATTTGCGCAAAGAAAGAATCGTCTGACAAGAAAAAATAG
- the LOC6536292 gene encoding succinate--CoA ligase [ADP-forming] subunit beta, mitochondrial isoform X4, which translates to MASFLARTGGPLIETVRPAAVKKILGLAPIAVQQLRNLNVQEHVSYSLLNEAKIPTPRFAVAKNGKEANDIATKLKTDNLVLKAQVLAGGRGKGTFKNGLKGGVRVVYDPQTAEELSSKMIDQLLVTKQTGAAGRICKKVMVAERKFPRREFYFAVMMERAFNGPVLIASKEGGVDIEEVAASSPDAILYEPIDIGTGLTSEQAEKIVKKVGLGGDGEDTHVQMLLNLYDLFVKKDALLVEINPYAEDAMSGFFALDAKLRFDDNAEFRQKELFALRDWTQEDPKEVEAAKYNLNYIALDGTIGCMVNGAGLAMATMDIIKLYGGEPANFLDVGGGATAEAVKAAFKIITSDPKVLCILVNIFGGIMRCDVIAEGIISATKDLNLNMPVVVRLQGTKVKEARELIRTSGLKILARDDLDKAADLAVHLAQIVKLAREMKMDVNFEIPDAQK; encoded by the exons ATGGCTTCATTCTTGGCACGAACTGGCGGCCCCCTAATCGAAACCGTTAGGCCAGCGGCCGTGAAAAAG ATTCTTGGCCTGGCTCCCATCGCCGTCCAGCAGCTGAGGAACCTCAATGTCCAGGAACACGTTTCTTACAGTCTCCTGAATGAGGCCAAGATCCCAACACCCCG TTTCGCTGTTGCCAAGAACGGCAAGGAGGCCAACGATATTGCCACCAAGCTGAAGACCGATAACCTGGTGCTGAAGGCTCAAGTTTTGGCCGGAGGTCGAGGCAAGGGAACCTTCAAGAATGGCCTGAAGGGAGGTGTGCGTGTGGTCTACGA CCCCCAGACCGCCGAGGAACTTTCCAGCAAGATGATCGACCAGCTTCTGGTCACCAAGCAAACAGGAGCAGCTGGTCGTATCTGCAAGAAGGTGATGGTGGCCGAGCGGAAGTTCCCCCGTCGTGAGTTCTACTTCGCCGTGATGATGGAGCGTGCCTTTAAC GGCCCCGTCCTGATCGCCTCCAAGGAGGGTGGTGTTGATATCGAGGAGGTGGCTGCCAGCAGTCCCGATGCCATTCTGTACGAACCCATCGATATTGGCACTGGTTTGACCAGTGAACAGGCCGAAAAGATCGTCAAGAAGGTTGGTCTGGGTGGTGATGGTGAGGACACACATGTCCAGATGCTGTTGAATCTGTATGACCTGTTCGTCAAGAAGGATGCCCTCCTGGTTGAGATCAACCCCTATGCCGAGGATGCCATGTCCGGCT TCTTCGCATTGGATGCCAAGCTGCGTTTCGATGACAACGCCGAGTTCCGTCAGAAGGAGCTGTTTGCGCTCCGCGATTGGACCCAGGAGGATCCCAAGGAAGTCGAGGCTGCCAAGTACAATCTGAACTACATTGCCCTGGACGGCACCATCGGCTGCATGGTGAACGGCGCCGGTCTCGCCATGGCCACCATGGATATCATTAAGTTGTACGGTGGTGAACCGGCCAATTTCCTGGATGTCGGTGGTGGTGCCACTGCCGAGGCGGTCAAGGCCGCCTTTAAGATTATCACCTCCGACCCGAAGGTGCTTTGCATTCTGGTCAACATCTTCGGTGGCATTATGCGATGTGATGTCATTGCCGAGGGTATCATTTCCGCCACCAAGGATCTGAATCTGAACATGCCCGTGGTTGTGCGTCTTCAA GGAACTAAAGTCAAGGAAGCCCGCGAACTGATTCGCACATCCGGACTGAAGATTCTGGCCCGCGATGATCTGGACAAGGCTGCTGATCTGGCCGTGCACTTGGCGCAAATCGTCAAACTGGCCCGCGAAATGAAGATGGATGTGAACTTCGAGATTCCCGATGCCCAAAAGTAG
- the LOC6536292 gene encoding succinate--CoA ligase [ADP-forming] subunit beta, mitochondrial isoform X3, with translation MASFLARTGGPLIETVRPAAVKKILGLAPIAVQQLRNLNVQEHVSYSLLNEAKIPTPRFAVAKNGKEANDIATKLKTDNLVLKAQVLAGGRGKGTFKNGLKGGVRVVYDPQTAEELSSKMIDQLLVTKQTGAAGRICKKVMVAERKFPRREFYFAVMMERAFNGPVLIASKEGGVDIEEVAASSPDAILYEPIDIGTGLTSEQAEKIVKKVGLGGDGEDTHVQMLLNLYDLFVKKDALLVEINPYAEDAMSGCFFALDAKLRFDDNAEFRQKELFALRDWTQEDPKEVEAAKYNLNYIALDGTIGCMVNGAGLAMATMDIIKLYGGEPANFLDVGGGATAEAVKAAFKIITSDPKVLCILVNIFGGIMRCDVIAEGIISATKDLNLNMPVVVRLQGTKVKEARELIRTSGLKILARDDLDKAADLAVHLAQIVKLAREMKMDVNFEIPDAQK, from the exons ATGGCTTCATTCTTGGCACGAACTGGCGGCCCCCTAATCGAAACCGTTAGGCCAGCGGCCGTGAAAAAG ATTCTTGGCCTGGCTCCCATCGCCGTCCAGCAGCTGAGGAACCTCAATGTCCAGGAACACGTTTCTTACAGTCTCCTGAATGAGGCCAAGATCCCAACACCCCG TTTCGCTGTTGCCAAGAACGGCAAGGAGGCCAACGATATTGCCACCAAGCTGAAGACCGATAACCTGGTGCTGAAGGCTCAAGTTTTGGCCGGAGGTCGAGGCAAGGGAACCTTCAAGAATGGCCTGAAGGGAGGTGTGCGTGTGGTCTACGA CCCCCAGACCGCCGAGGAACTTTCCAGCAAGATGATCGACCAGCTTCTGGTCACCAAGCAAACAGGAGCAGCTGGTCGTATCTGCAAGAAGGTGATGGTGGCCGAGCGGAAGTTCCCCCGTCGTGAGTTCTACTTCGCCGTGATGATGGAGCGTGCCTTTAAC GGCCCCGTCCTGATCGCCTCCAAGGAGGGTGGTGTTGATATCGAGGAGGTGGCTGCCAGCAGTCCCGATGCCATTCTGTACGAACCCATCGATATTGGCACTGGTTTGACCAGTGAACAGGCCGAAAAGATCGTCAAGAAGGTTGGTCTGGGTGGTGATGGTGAGGACACACATGTCCAGATGCTGTTGAATCTGTATGACCTGTTCGTCAAGAAGGATGCCCTCCTGGTTGAGATCAACCCCTATGCCGAGGATGCCATGTCCGGCT GCT TCTTCGCATTGGATGCCAAGCTGCGTTTCGATGACAACGCCGAGTTCCGTCAGAAGGAGCTGTTTGCGCTCCGCGATTGGACCCAGGAGGATCCCAAGGAAGTCGAGGCTGCCAAGTACAATCTGAACTACATTGCCCTGGACGGCACCATCGGCTGCATGGTGAACGGCGCCGGTCTCGCCATGGCCACCATGGATATCATTAAGTTGTACGGTGGTGAACCGGCCAATTTCCTGGATGTCGGTGGTGGTGCCACTGCCGAGGCGGTCAAGGCCGCCTTTAAGATTATCACCTCCGACCCGAAGGTGCTTTGCATTCTGGTCAACATCTTCGGTGGCATTATGCGATGTGATGTCATTGCCGAGGGTATCATTTCCGCCACCAAGGATCTGAATCTGAACATGCCCGTGGTTGTGCGTCTTCAA GGAACTAAAGTCAAGGAAGCCCGCGAACTGATTCGCACATCCGGACTGAAGATTCTGGCCCGCGATGATCTGGACAAGGCTGCTGATCTGGCCGTGCACTTGGCGCAAATCGTCAAACTGGCCCGCGAAATGAAGATGGATGTGAACTTCGAGATTCCCGATGCCCAAAAGTAG